The DNA sequence GGCGGATGCTGCACGAGGAGCTATTGGTTCGCTATTACGCGGCGGGCATCGGGCGGAACAGAAGGCCCTGGCGGTGTTTATCGAAGAGGGGCACTATGCGCGCCATCTGGCCGCTATGCGACGTTTATATCGTAAACGTCAGCTACTGCTGCGGGACGCTCTGGCGGAAGAGCTTGTCCAACCCTATGAGCTGTTGGGCGGTGAGGGAGGATTGCACCTGACTGTGGCTATCGAAAACGTAGACGATCGGGAGATAGTGCAACAGGCGCGGAGGTTTCAGCTGGCGCCTGGGGCCTTAAGCCGTTTTTATTTGAATGTAAAAACGGCGAGAAGCGGTTTTGTTCTGGGCTACGGTAATACGTCTGCTTCACACTTTGTTTCTGCGGTGCGAACCCTGAATCGTCTTATTGCGCAGTACCGGCGCGAGTAAGAGAAAACACATCGTAAAAAGAGAGTTCGCCTTTAGTATCGATCATTTTCTGCAGCTGAGCTTTTTGCTCACTACCGACGCGAGGCGATTGCAGGATGCGTTCGAGCAGCTGTCCGGGAACAAATCGGGTGTTATACCATTCGCCGTTATAGCAGACGCGGAAGTCCAGTACATCAATGTCTTCATAACGATAGCGCGGATACACATCGAAGAAGAAGAAACCGTTTAGCAGAACAAATAACACAATTAATAGCCAGACAGAATCCGCCAGCGTTTCTGAACGTAACATGACAATGAGCGTTGCCAGAAAAGCGGCATACATGGCGACAAAGAGCCATGGATGGTTGCGGATAAAGCTAATGCTAAAGCGAGGGCGGTTATCACGTTTCTCTTTTACATTAAGCTCATCAATGGTGTTCTTTAGCAGCAGCTGTATTTCTGTCATCTTATTCCCCAAATTCTGCTAAGAGCCCGTGTGCGCGTTGGGCTCAGCCTGAAGGCTATTTTATGTTGCGTAAATCTGTGGGGAAAGTAACAGATTGGTTGCAGAAAAGCATAACAGTTACCGTTTTTCACTCTCCAGCATTTTGATTATTTTTGCCGGGTTTCCACCAACGACAGCGTTAGCTGGTACATCTTTTACTACTACGGAGCCCGATGCGATCACCGCGTTATCGCCGATAGTTACGCCAGGATTGATCGCTGCACGGCCACCAATCCATACGTTATGGCCGATGACCACCGGTTTGCCGTACTCTTTACCGCTATTACGTTCGACGGCATCAAGGGGATGCGTAGCGGTATAAATATGTACGCCAGGCCCCAGCATGCAGTTATCGCCAATATGAATTGGGCAGACATCCAGCATGACGCAATCAAAGTTGGCGTAGAAATTTTTCCCGAGGAAAATATTGTAGCCGTAGTCACAGCGAAAGGTGGGTTCGATATAGGCGTCACCGGCGTGCCCAAGCAGCTCAGCCAGCAGGGTTTTTCTTAATTCATGTTCTTCAGGGATTGAATGATTATAGCGGTGCAGCAGCTGCCTGGCTCGCAGACGTTCGGCTTTCAACGTAGTGTCACCTGCCAGATACAACTCACCGGCGATCATTTTTAATTTCTCTTCACTCATGGAGGCGTCCCTTATTTCCTTATCGTTTAGCCACCGTAGTATAAAAAAGAAACCGGTTTCATATTCGTGTTTAGCCAACAGCTGTGAATAATATCACACTGATAATCATCACGAGAGGAGGACGTTTTCGACACAAGCTTAATAACTTTCATTTGAAATAAATTAGCGGATGAATTTCCAGACTGAAGGTGGGATTTTGTCATACAGTTTATTCATAGTCAGCTCAGCAAGTCGATGGTCGGCTGCTGAGTAAAATACCGCCAGTTCATTATCAGAAAGTTCATATTTATTTTTCTCAATTACGCGCTCCAGCGTATCAATTGTCTGACAGCGTCGTAAGCGCATCAAATAGTCTATTTTGGTTAATGTTTTATCAGACATAAATTCACCTTTTGATTGTAATAATTCTAACAAGAAAGACTTGCCGGGTTTTCCCGGCTGGCGTTCACAAAGCAGCGGAATAACCGATTGCCTGATTTACGCCATTTCTGCAAATCTGCTGTGTTAATGCCGTAGTTGCTGAACAAGACGAAAGTGTCATCGAGATATTCGTCAAGCTGAGTAATCAGTTTATTATCTTCAGCATACTTAATTTTATAATTAAGTGCGAATGCGGCAATGTGCTCGATCAATTCATTTAGTTGAAGATTCACAGCCGATGTAGGGTCATTAACCCAACCATGATTGCTCTCTTCAAGGTTTGCAAGACAGTCATGATACAGGGTTTCGCAGAGAAATTTAAGCTGCGCAATATCATGTCTTTTTGGCGAGTATTCGTCCATAACGCATCCCCTTTTAAGTGGTTTAAACGACGACTAGCGACACCGTTGTGGGATGAACACGACTAACAGACCTGACACATACATTGTAATCTTGCTGTTTAACTATAATCCACTCTTAAAAAGATTTCATCTTGCTATTACGAAAAATTACAATTATCGCTGTCCATTTATCTTAAATGCTTCCGTCTTAATTATATGACGTCATTATCCTGAACGAAAATCACCAGGACAGACCTTATATTTCATTGGCTTAGCGGTTAAACCTGGTTGTTATAGAGTTACAACCATACATAAAGCCGGTGATTGAGAATATTCTGAGTTAAGATGAATTGGTTGGCTAAATTGCTGAAGAAAAATCATAGATAAGCGTCGTTAATCATCATTAAATATTATATATCAGGTTATAAAACAAACAATGGCGATCCGTGCGCTGCAAAGAGATAGAAAAGATAAGGGCCGCATGCGCGGCCCTTAGAAGAGAGATTAATGATGCTCAACCGTATGGCTGTGCTCAATATCTTCATTTTTCTTACTAAAGCGGCGACGAACCACCACGAAGAACACCGGCACGAAGAAAATAGCCAGAACCGTCGCGGTCACCATCCCGCCCATTACGCCTGTACCGACCGCATTCTGCGCACCGGAGCCTGCACCAGAGCTGATAACCAGCGGCATTACCCCGAGGATAAACGCCAGTGAGGTCATCAGAATCGGACGCAGACGCATACGAACGGCTTCCAGCGTTGCTTCAATCAGGCCCTTGCCTTCTTTATCCATCAGGTCTTTGGCGAATTCAACGATAAGTATCGCGTTCTTCGCCGACAGGCCAATGGTTGTCAGCAGACCCACCTGGAAGTAAACGTCGTTGGTCAGGCCACGGAAGGTGGCAGCCAGCAGCGCCCCGACAACACCGAGCGGTACGACCAGCATAACCGAGAACGGAATCGACCAGCTCTCATAGAGCGCAGCCAGACACAGGAAGACGACTATCAGCGAGATAGCGTACAGCGCCGGGGCCTGGTTGCCCGACAGACGTTCCTGATAAGACATACCGGTCCAGTCATAGCCGATTCCCGCAGGCAGTTTACCGGCCAGTTCTTCCATCAGGTTCATTGCTTCACCGGTACTCTTACCCGGTGTTGCCTGGCCGAGGATTTCCATCGATGGCAGACCGTTATAACGCTCCAGACGCGGTGAACCATATTCCCAACGTGAAGTTGAGAAGGCGGAGAACGGCACCATCTGTCCATTGCTACCGCGTACGTACCAGTTGCCAATATCTTCCGGCAGCATGCGGTATTTCGCTTCGGACATGATATACACTTTCTTCACGCGACCGCGGTCAATGAAGTCGTTGACGTAGCTACCACCCCACGCAGCGCCAAGGGTCGTGTTAATGTCGCTAATCGAAACGCCAAGAGCCTGCGCTTTTTCCTGATCGATATCCACCTTGAACTGCGGAGTATCTTCGAGGCCGTTTGGACGTACGCCGCTTAAGACGTCAGGATGCTGTGCGACCATACCAAAGAGCTGGTTACGCGCCTGGGTCAGTTTTTCATGGCCCAATCCTGCCTGGTCAATCAGCTGGAAGTCAAAGCCCGTTGCGGTACCCAGTTCAACAATTGCCGGTAGGTTAAAGGCGAAGACCATCGCATCTTTAATCTGCGAGAAGTAGCCCATCGCGCGACCGGTGATTGCTTCAACCTTGTTCTCTTCGCCAGGACGTTTGCTCCAGTCTTTCAGAGAGACGAACGCGATACCGGTGTTTTGTCCACGACCCGCGAAACCAAAGCCGTTAACGGCGAATACCGATTCAACGTTGTCTTTCTCTTTGGTGAGATAGTAGTTGGTCATCTCATCAAGGACTTTCTGGGTACGTTCCTGAGTAGCGCCCGCAGGCAGCTGAGCCATGCTCAGGAATACCCCCTGGTCTTCGTCCGGGAGGAACGAACTTGGCAGACGAACGAACAGCCAGGCCATTCCTACTACGATGATCAGATACAGCACCAGATAACGACCGGTACTGCGCAGGATATTGCCTACGCTGTCGGTGTAGTGATGCGTGCTCTTATCGAACATGCGGTTAAACCAGCCGAAGAAGCCAGTAGTTGCACCGTGGTTGCCTTTTTGAATCGGTTTCAGCATCGTGGCGCAAAGCGCCGGGGTCAGAATCAAAGCTACCAGCACCGACAGCGCCATCGCGGAAACGATAGTGATCGAGAACTGACGATAAATCGCACCGGTAGAGCCGCCGAAGAAGGCCATCGGAATGAACACCGCGGAAAGCACCATCGCGATACCCACCAGCGCGCCCTGAATCTGGCCCATTGATTTACGCGTGGCTTCCTTCGGCGGTAGCCCTTCTTCAGCCATAACGCGCTCGACGTTTTCTACCACCACGATGGCGTCATCCACAAGCAGACCTATGGCAAGCACCATACCAAACATGGTGAGCGTGTTTATCGAGAAACCGAACAGCGCGAGGATAGCGAACGTCCCCAGCAATACAACCGGAACGGCGATCGTCGGGATCAGCGTTGCGCGGAAGTTTTGCAGGAACAGGTACATGACCAGGAACACCAGAATGATGGCTTCAATCAGCGTTTTCACCACTTCGTGAATGGAGATCTGGACGAATGGTGTAGTGTCATACGGATAAACCGTTTTCAGGCCTGAAGGGAAGAAAGGTTCCATTTTCTTCAGTTCGGCACGAATGGCGTTTGCGGTATCCAGCGCGTTCGCGCCGGTCGCGAGCTTAATACCCAGACCGGAAGCGGGCTGACCGTTAAACTTCGCGATAACGTCATAGTTTTCACCGCCCAGCTCAATCCGGGCGACATCGCGCAAACGAACCTGGGAGCCATCCTGATTAACCTTCAGCAGAATATTGCCGAACTCTTCGGTATTGGTCAGGCGAGTCTGCGCCACGATAGAGGCGTTCAACTGCTGACCTTTCACCGGAGGCGTACCGCCTAACTGTCCTGCCGCAACCTGGGCGTTCTGCGCCTTCAGGGCGCTGATAACGTCAACCGGTGTAAGCTGGAAGTTATTAAGTTTGTTCGGATCCATCCAGATGCGCATGGCGTACTGAGAACCAAAGAGCAGTACGTCACCAACGCCGCTGGTACGGCTAATTGCATCCTTCATGTTGGCGGCAACATAGTCAGAAATGTCATCCTGATTCATGGTGCCGTTAGTATTAATAACGCCGACAACCATCAGGAAGCTGCTGGATGCCTTTTCAACGCTAATACCCTGCTGCTGTACTTCTTGCGGCAGCAGCGGTGTCGCCAGCGCCAGCTTGTTCTGGAC is a window from the Klebsiella oxytoca genome containing:
- a CDS encoding YlaC family protein, with protein sequence MTEIQLLLKNTIDELNVKEKRDNRPRFSISFIRNHPWLFVAMYAAFLATLIVMLRSETLADSVWLLIVLFVLLNGFFFFDVYPRYRYEDIDVLDFRVCYNGEWYNTRFVPGQLLERILQSPRVGSEQKAQLQKMIDTKGELSFYDVFSLTRAGTAQ
- the maa gene encoding maltose O-acetyltransferase, yielding MSEEKLKMIAGELYLAGDTTLKAERLRARQLLHRYNHSIPEEHELRKTLLAELLGHAGDAYIEPTFRCDYGYNIFLGKNFYANFDCVMLDVCPIHIGDNCMLGPGVHIYTATHPLDAVERNSGKEYGKPVVIGHNVWIGGRAAINPGVTIGDNAVIASGSVVVKDVPANAVVGGNPAKIIKMLESEKR
- a CDS encoding HHA domain-containing protein — its product is MSDKTLTKIDYLMRLRRCQTIDTLERVIEKNKYELSDNELAVFYSAADHRLAELTMNKLYDKIPPSVWKFIR
- the tomB gene encoding Hha toxicity modulator TomB, with the translated sequence MDEYSPKRHDIAQLKFLCETLYHDCLANLEESNHGWVNDPTSAVNLQLNELIEHIAAFALNYKIKYAEDNKLITQLDEYLDDTFVLFSNYGINTADLQKWRKSGNRLFRCFVNASRENPASLSC
- the acrB gene encoding multidrug efflux RND transporter permease subunit AcrB; this translates as MPNFFIDRPIFAWVIAIIIMLAGGLSILKLPIAQYPTIAPPAISITAMYPGADAETVQNTVTQVIEQNMNGIDHLMYMSSNGDSTGTATITLTFESGTDPDIAQVQVQNKLALATPLLPQEVQQQGISVEKASSSFLMVVGVINTNGTMNQDDISDYVAANMKDAISRTSGVGDVLLFGSQYAMRIWMDPNKLNNFQLTPVDVISALKAQNAQVAAGQLGGTPPVKGQQLNASIVAQTRLTNTEEFGNILLKVNQDGSQVRLRDVARIELGGENYDVIAKFNGQPASGLGIKLATGANALDTANAIRAELKKMEPFFPSGLKTVYPYDTTPFVQISIHEVVKTLIEAIILVFLVMYLFLQNFRATLIPTIAVPVVLLGTFAILALFGFSINTLTMFGMVLAIGLLVDDAIVVVENVERVMAEEGLPPKEATRKSMGQIQGALVGIAMVLSAVFIPMAFFGGSTGAIYRQFSITIVSAMALSVLVALILTPALCATMLKPIQKGNHGATTGFFGWFNRMFDKSTHHYTDSVGNILRSTGRYLVLYLIIVVGMAWLFVRLPSSFLPDEDQGVFLSMAQLPAGATQERTQKVLDEMTNYYLTKEKDNVESVFAVNGFGFAGRGQNTGIAFVSLKDWSKRPGEENKVEAITGRAMGYFSQIKDAMVFAFNLPAIVELGTATGFDFQLIDQAGLGHEKLTQARNQLFGMVAQHPDVLSGVRPNGLEDTPQFKVDIDQEKAQALGVSISDINTTLGAAWGGSYVNDFIDRGRVKKVYIMSEAKYRMLPEDIGNWYVRGSNGQMVPFSAFSTSRWEYGSPRLERYNGLPSMEILGQATPGKSTGEAMNLMEELAGKLPAGIGYDWTGMSYQERLSGNQAPALYAISLIVVFLCLAALYESWSIPFSVMLVVPLGVVGALLAATFRGLTNDVYFQVGLLTTIGLSAKNAILIVEFAKDLMDKEGKGLIEATLEAVRMRLRPILMTSLAFILGVMPLVISSGAGSGAQNAVGTGVMGGMVTATVLAIFFVPVFFVVVRRRFSKKNEDIEHSHTVEHH